A section of the Streptomyces sp. CG1 genome encodes:
- a CDS encoding SCO1860 family LAETG-anchored protein: MNSNNSRMPARRLATALTVTALAAGPAVLGAGSAHATAGHGRASAVVLRTGLDVSLLNKTVDVPLAVSLNEVQAPQSADRTALSARLDGVAGGKPFTVLGANVASAKATVTAQRAEGSVRLVDARLHVPGLPLLSLIEVGTVTARATCEAGKVPAASANVLGAVTVLGKRVTLTAGGPAEVKVPGVGEVRLDLARHDTTTRTAAATALELKVSVNPLKLNVADVAGTVTLAKATCESPMAPPADPKPQGGVSKSSLAETGSSSATPYIAGGALALVLAGGGAVTVARRRRH; encoded by the coding sequence TTGAACAGCAACAACTCCCGCATGCCCGCACGCCGTCTCGCCACCGCCCTGACGGTCACCGCCCTGGCCGCCGGTCCCGCGGTCCTGGGCGCGGGCTCCGCGCACGCGACCGCCGGCCACGGTCGCGCCTCCGCCGTCGTCCTGCGCACCGGGCTCGACGTCTCCCTGCTCAACAAGACCGTCGACGTCCCGCTCGCGGTCTCCCTGAACGAGGTCCAGGCACCGCAGAGCGCCGACAGGACCGCGCTGTCCGCCCGGCTCGACGGCGTCGCCGGCGGCAAGCCGTTCACGGTCCTCGGCGCGAACGTCGCCTCCGCGAAGGCCACGGTGACGGCGCAGCGCGCCGAGGGCTCGGTCCGGCTCGTCGACGCCCGGCTGCATGTCCCCGGCCTGCCCCTGCTGTCCCTGATCGAGGTCGGCACGGTCACCGCCAGGGCGACCTGTGAGGCCGGCAAGGTACCGGCCGCCTCGGCGAACGTCCTCGGCGCGGTCACGGTCCTCGGCAAGCGCGTCACGCTCACCGCCGGTGGCCCGGCCGAGGTGAAAGTGCCCGGCGTCGGCGAGGTCCGCCTCGACCTCGCCCGGCACGACACCACGACCCGTACGGCCGCCGCCACCGCCCTGGAACTCAAGGTCTCCGTCAACCCGTTGAAGCTCAACGTGGCCGACGTAGCAGGAACGGTCACCCTGGCCAAGGCGACCTGTGAGTCCCCGATGGCCCCGCCCGCCGACCCGAAGCCCCAGGGAGGCGTGTCGAAGTCCAGCCTCGCGGAAACGGGCAGCAGCTCCGCGACCCCGTACATCGCGGGCGGAGCGCTGGCGCTGGTGCTGGCCGGCGGGGGAGCGGTGACGGTGGCCCGCCGCCGCAGGCACTGA
- a CDS encoding amidohydrolase family protein, which translates to MSDGAVLHVKGRVLVGPEDVRDELWVVGGRVSYDRPAGARDIRTVEGWVLPGLVDAHCHVGLDAHGPVDADTAEKQALTDREAGALLLRDAGSPSDTRWIDDRADLPKIIRAGRHIARTRRYIRNYAWEIEPEDLVAYVAQEARRGDGWVKLVGDWIDRDLGDLSACWPREAVEAAIAEAHRLGARVTAHCFATDSLRDLVEAGIDCIEHATGLTDELIPLFAERGVAIVPTLVNIATFPQLAAGGETKFPRWSAHMRRLHERRYDTVRAAYDAGIPVYVGTDAGGSLAHGLVAGEVAELVTAGIPALRALSATTWGARAWLGRPGLEEGAPADLVVYDGDPRADVRVLAAPRRVVLDGRVVE; encoded by the coding sequence ATGAGCGATGGTGCCGTGCTGCACGTGAAGGGGCGGGTCCTCGTCGGACCCGAGGACGTCCGCGACGAGCTGTGGGTGGTCGGGGGCCGGGTGTCCTACGACCGCCCCGCCGGGGCCCGGGACATCCGTACCGTCGAGGGCTGGGTGCTCCCCGGCCTGGTCGACGCCCACTGCCATGTGGGCCTCGACGCGCACGGCCCGGTCGACGCCGACACCGCCGAGAAGCAGGCGCTCACCGACCGGGAGGCGGGCGCCCTGCTGCTGCGGGACGCGGGCTCGCCCTCCGACACCCGCTGGATCGACGACCGCGCCGACCTCCCGAAGATCATCCGGGCCGGCCGGCACATCGCCCGCACCCGCCGCTACATCCGCAACTACGCCTGGGAGATCGAACCGGAGGACCTGGTCGCCTACGTCGCCCAGGAAGCCCGGCGCGGTGACGGCTGGGTCAAGCTGGTCGGCGACTGGATCGACCGCGATCTCGGTGATCTCTCCGCCTGCTGGCCGCGCGAGGCGGTCGAGGCGGCCATCGCGGAGGCACACCGGCTCGGCGCCCGCGTCACGGCGCACTGTTTCGCGACGGACTCCCTGCGCGACCTGGTCGAGGCGGGCATCGACTGCATCGAGCACGCCACGGGTCTGACCGACGAGCTGATCCCGCTCTTCGCGGAGCGGGGCGTCGCGATCGTCCCCACCCTCGTCAACATCGCCACCTTCCCGCAGCTCGCGGCCGGCGGCGAGACCAAGTTCCCGCGCTGGTCCGCGCATATGCGCCGGCTGCACGAGCGCCGGTATGACACCGTGCGCGCCGCCTACGACGCCGGGATACCGGTGTACGTCGGCACGGACGCCGGCGGCTCACTGGCCCACGGCCTGGTCGCGGGCGAGGTGGCGGAGCTGGTCACCGCCGGTATCCCTGCCCTGCGGGCCTTGTCGGCGACGACCTGGGGCGCCCGCGCCTGGCTCGGCCGCCCCGGCCTGGAGGAGGGCGCGCCGGCCGACCTCGTGGTGTACGACGGCGACCCGCGGGCCGACGTACGCGTGCTGGCGGCGCCGCGCCGGGTGGTGCTCGACGGGCGAGTCGTGGAGTAG
- a CDS encoding amino acid ABC transporter ATP-binding protein, which produces MTRPEIHVQDLHKSFGDNHVLRGIDLEIGQGEVVCVIGPSGSGKSTLLRCVNLLEEPTRGQVFVGGTEVTDPDVDIDAVRRRIGMVFQQFNLFPHLNVTENLTLPQRRVLRRDKAEAARIAAENLARVGLSEKAEAYPSSLSGGQQQRVAIARALAMGPQVMLFDEPTSALDPELVGDVLAVMRRLAREGMTMMVVTHEMTFAREVADRVVFMDGGVIVEDGTPEQVIGSPRHERTRHFLSRLLDPAMAEVEEEAEEVAEGTSDRVGKD; this is translated from the coding sequence GTGACCCGCCCCGAGATCCACGTCCAGGACCTGCACAAGTCCTTCGGCGACAACCACGTCCTGCGCGGCATCGACCTGGAAATCGGCCAGGGCGAGGTCGTCTGCGTCATCGGCCCCTCCGGCTCCGGCAAGTCCACGCTGCTGCGCTGTGTGAACCTGCTGGAGGAGCCGACCCGGGGCCAGGTCTTCGTCGGCGGCACCGAGGTGACGGACCCCGACGTCGACATCGACGCCGTACGCCGCCGGATCGGCATGGTCTTCCAGCAGTTCAACCTCTTCCCGCACCTGAACGTCACCGAGAACCTCACGCTCCCGCAGCGCCGGGTCCTCAGGCGGGACAAGGCCGAGGCCGCGAGGATCGCCGCCGAGAACCTGGCCCGTGTCGGCCTCTCCGAGAAGGCGGAGGCCTACCCCTCCTCCCTCTCCGGCGGCCAGCAGCAGCGCGTGGCCATCGCCCGGGCCCTCGCCATGGGCCCCCAGGTGATGCTCTTCGACGAGCCGACCTCCGCGCTCGACCCCGAGCTGGTCGGGGACGTCCTCGCGGTCATGCGCCGGCTCGCCCGGGAGGGCATGACCATGATGGTCGTCACACACGAGATGACCTTCGCCCGCGAGGTCGCCGACCGGGTCGTCTTCATGGACGGCGGCGTGATCGTCGAGGACGGCACCCCCGAACAGGTCATCGGCAGCCCCCGGCACGAGCGCACCCGCCACTTCCTCTCCCGCCTCCTCGACCCGGCCATGGCCGAGGTGGAGGAGGAGGCGGAAGAGGTGGCGGAGGGGACCTCCGACCGGGTGGGGAAGGACTAG
- a CDS encoding amino acid ABC transporter permease, which translates to MTDTDTRIQPKKTGLTRRQKRRLSRAAQYAVFVAAVIAFAVTADWGRLQNQFAQAHIARQLFPDLITVALKNTVLYTLSGFVVGLALGMVIALMRLSSVGPYRWLAGVYIEIFRGLPALLIFIFVGVGVPLAFPSIQYPGGTYGKVAVALGLVSAAYMAETIRAGIQAVPKGQMEAARSLGFSPARAMISIILPQAFRIILPPLTNELVLLFKDSSLVLFLGVTLEERELSKFGNDLASSTANSTPILVAGLCYLLITIPLSLVVRRMESKALREIR; encoded by the coding sequence ATGACCGACACGGACACACGTATCCAGCCGAAGAAGACCGGGCTGACCCGCCGGCAGAAGCGCCGGCTCTCGCGCGCGGCGCAGTACGCCGTCTTCGTCGCCGCAGTGATCGCCTTCGCGGTCACCGCGGACTGGGGCCGGCTGCAGAACCAGTTCGCGCAGGCCCACATCGCGAGGCAGCTGTTCCCGGACCTCATCACGGTGGCCCTCAAGAACACCGTGCTGTACACGCTGTCCGGCTTTGTCGTCGGCCTGGCCCTGGGCATGGTCATCGCCCTGATGCGCCTGTCGTCGGTGGGGCCGTACCGCTGGCTCGCCGGCGTCTACATCGAGATCTTCCGCGGTCTGCCCGCGCTGCTGATCTTCATCTTCGTCGGCGTCGGCGTGCCGCTGGCCTTCCCGAGCATCCAGTACCCGGGCGGCACCTACGGTAAGGTCGCCGTCGCCCTCGGACTGGTCTCGGCCGCCTACATGGCCGAGACGATCCGCGCGGGCATCCAGGCCGTGCCCAAGGGGCAGATGGAGGCGGCCCGTTCGCTCGGGTTCTCGCCGGCCCGGGCCATGATCTCCATCATCCTGCCGCAGGCCTTCCGTATCATCCTGCCGCCGCTGACCAACGAACTCGTCCTGCTCTTCAAGGACTCCTCACTGGTGCTGTTCCTCGGTGTCACCCTGGAGGAGCGCGAACTGTCCAAGTTCGGCAACGACCTGGCCAGCTCGACCGCGAACTCCACGCCGATCCTGGTCGCGGGCCTGTGCTATCTGCTGATCACGATCCCGCTCAGCCTCGTCGTGCGCCGTATGGAATCCAAGGCTCTGAGGGAGATCCGGTGA
- a CDS encoding transporter substrate-binding domain-containing protein, which produces MKTLGRRTRLLAATTVTAGLVLVAGCSSSGSSGPTTVKGVHLVKGGQLTTCTHLPYPPFQSEINGKVQGFDVSLIDLVAKNLGVKQQILDTPFENFKTGAFLNSGQCDLAAAGMTITAERKKNVDFSDPYFEATQAVLVDRSSGINSLADVKAKGKKLGAQAQTTGEDYAKSKGFDPVSFASSDAVLNGLRTGQVQAVIIDYPVVQGWLKDKANADKFKVVDNLKTGEQYGFTVKKGNKALLDAVNKALKGAKADGTYKKIYEQWIGPYNASVASPAGS; this is translated from the coding sequence ATGAAAACGCTCGGACGCCGGACCCGCCTTCTGGCAGCCACCACCGTGACGGCCGGGCTCGTGCTCGTGGCCGGTTGCTCCTCCAGCGGCTCCAGCGGCCCGACGACCGTCAAGGGGGTGCACCTCGTCAAGGGCGGTCAGCTGACCACCTGCACCCACCTGCCGTACCCGCCGTTCCAGTCGGAGATCAACGGCAAGGTGCAGGGCTTCGACGTCTCCCTCATCGACCTCGTCGCCAAGAACCTGGGCGTCAAGCAGCAGATCCTCGACACGCCGTTCGAGAACTTCAAGACCGGCGCCTTCCTGAACTCCGGCCAGTGCGACCTGGCCGCCGCCGGCATGACGATCACCGCCGAGCGCAAGAAGAACGTCGACTTCTCCGACCCGTACTTCGAGGCCACCCAGGCCGTCCTGGTCGACAGGAGCAGTGGGATCAACTCGCTCGCCGACGTCAAGGCCAAGGGCAAGAAGCTCGGAGCCCAGGCGCAGACCACCGGCGAGGACTACGCCAAGAGCAAGGGCTTCGACCCGGTCTCCTTCGCCTCCTCGGACGCGGTCCTCAACGGCCTGCGCACCGGACAGGTCCAGGCCGTCATCATCGACTACCCGGTCGTCCAGGGCTGGCTGAAGGACAAGGCCAACGCCGACAAGTTCAAGGTCGTCGACAACCTCAAGACCGGCGAGCAGTACGGCTTCACGGTCAAGAAGGGCAACAAGGCCCTGCTCGACGCCGTCAACAAGGCCCTCAAGGGCGCCAAGGCCGACGGCACGTACAAGAAGATCTACGAGCAGTGGATCGGCCCGTACAACGCCTCCGTCGCCTCCCCGGCCGGCTCCTGA
- a CDS encoding alanine--glyoxylate aminotransferase family protein: MSHPFLDLPPLSAERFAAIEDGVARLLDTRQDVLITQGEALLPLEGAIRAAAGPGTVALNVVTGPYGQTFGDWLRACGATVYDVSVPFHTAVTAEQIREAFAEHPEIDFVSLVHAEAATGNTNPVGEIGEVVREHGALFYLDAVASVGAEPVLPDAWGVDLCVIGAQKAMGGPAGVSAISVSERAWARMAANPHAPRRSYLSLLDWKERWTDAGRAVLPHAPAQLEMLALEACLERIESVGLDAVMDRHRRAALATRSGAVSLGGGLEPYVYEASDAAPVATTLRVPSEVVASELVARALTSDPSLPLAAGGGALAKEMIRVNHYGADASAETVRRCLAAIGAALGVSR; encoded by the coding sequence GTGAGCCATCCGTTCCTCGATCTGCCCCCGCTGAGTGCCGAGCGCTTCGCCGCCATCGAGGACGGGGTCGCCCGGCTGCTGGACACCCGGCAGGACGTGCTGATCACCCAGGGTGAGGCGCTGCTGCCGCTGGAGGGCGCGATCCGCGCGGCGGCCGGTCCGGGCACGGTGGCCCTGAACGTGGTCACGGGACCGTACGGCCAGACCTTCGGCGACTGGCTGCGCGCCTGTGGCGCGACCGTGTACGACGTCTCCGTCCCCTTCCATACGGCGGTGACCGCCGAGCAGATCCGGGAGGCGTTCGCCGAGCACCCGGAGATCGACTTCGTGTCGCTGGTGCACGCGGAGGCGGCGACCGGCAACACCAACCCGGTCGGGGAGATCGGCGAGGTGGTACGGGAGCACGGTGCGCTCTTCTACCTGGACGCCGTCGCCTCCGTGGGCGCGGAGCCGGTGCTGCCGGACGCGTGGGGCGTGGACCTGTGTGTGATCGGGGCGCAGAAGGCGATGGGCGGCCCGGCGGGTGTGTCGGCGATCTCGGTGAGCGAGCGGGCCTGGGCCAGGATGGCGGCGAACCCGCATGCGCCACGCCGCTCCTATCTGTCCCTGCTGGACTGGAAGGAGCGCTGGACCGACGCCGGCCGCGCGGTGCTGCCGCACGCTCCGGCCCAGCTGGAGATGCTGGCGCTCGAGGCGTGTCTGGAGCGGATCGAGTCGGTGGGTCTGGACGCGGTGATGGACCGGCACCGGCGCGCCGCGCTGGCCACGCGGTCCGGTGCGGTGTCCCTGGGCGGGGGCCTGGAGCCGTATGTGTACGAGGCTTCCGATGCCGCGCCGGTGGCTACGACGCTCCGGGTGCCGTCGGAGGTGGTGGCGTCGGAGCTGGTGGCCCGGGCGCTGACGAGTGATCCTTCGTTGCCGCTGGCCGCGGGTGGGGGTGCGTTGGCCAAGGAGATGATCCGGGTCAACCACTACGGAGCGGACGCTTCGGCGGAGACGGTGCGCAGGTGTCTGGCGGCGATCGGGGCGGCGCTCGGCGTTTCGCGCTAG
- a CDS encoding DinB family protein, which yields MTDNTPHAPKVLPDGRPVPPTTGPERAMLEGWLDFHRATLELKCRGLDDAQVRLASAEPSSLTLLGLVQHLAEVERNWFQRVLAGLDVPRVFEERTGCGLDPEHGLEDALAVWRAELARGRELLAERDLADTGRLVDEPMAGVEVSVRWVLIHLIEEYARHNGHADILRERIDGTTGT from the coding sequence ATGACCGACAACACGCCCCACGCCCCGAAGGTCCTCCCCGACGGCCGCCCCGTCCCCCCGACGACCGGGCCCGAGCGCGCCATGCTGGAGGGCTGGCTGGACTTCCACCGGGCCACCCTGGAGCTGAAGTGCCGGGGGCTGGACGACGCGCAGGTGCGGCTCGCCTCGGCGGAGCCGTCTTCGTTGACCCTGCTGGGACTCGTCCAGCATCTCGCCGAGGTCGAGCGGAACTGGTTCCAGCGGGTGCTCGCCGGGCTGGACGTGCCGCGGGTGTTCGAGGAGAGGACGGGGTGCGGGCTCGATCCGGAGCATGGGCTGGAGGACGCGCTGGCCGTCTGGCGGGCGGAGCTCGCGCGTGGCCGGGAGCTGCTGGCCGAGCGGGATCTGGCGGACACCGGGCGGCTCGTCGACGAGCCGATGGCCGGTGTCGAGGTCAGTGTGCGCTGGGTGCTGATCCACCTCATCGAGGAGTACGCCCGGCACAACGGCCACGCCGACATTCTGCGTGAACGAATCGACGGAACCACCGGAACCTGA
- the ectA gene encoding diaminobutyrate acetyltransferase yields the protein MTAAPADLLIDQPAVTDGAALWRLAKESKTLDLNSSYSYLLWCRDFAGTSAVARGADGEPVGFVTGYVRPERPRTLLVWQVAVDSGHRGLGIAAALMDGLTARLTAERGITDVETTITPGNTASERLFTSFAARRGARLEREVLFAAELFPDGPHDPEVLYRIGPLTPVTSAR from the coding sequence ATGACTGCCGCACCCGCAGACCTTCTGATCGACCAGCCGGCGGTGACCGACGGAGCCGCGCTCTGGCGTCTCGCCAAGGAATCGAAAACCCTCGACTTGAACTCCTCGTACAGCTATCTGCTGTGGTGCCGGGACTTCGCCGGCACCTCGGCGGTGGCGCGCGGTGCGGACGGGGAGCCGGTCGGTTTCGTCACCGGCTATGTGCGGCCGGAGCGCCCCCGCACCCTGCTCGTCTGGCAGGTGGCCGTCGACTCCGGCCACCGGGGCCTCGGTATCGCCGCCGCGCTGATGGACGGGCTGACCGCACGGCTCACCGCCGAGCGCGGCATCACCGACGTGGAGACGACCATCACCCCCGGCAACACCGCCTCCGAGCGGCTGTTCACCTCGTTCGCCGCCCGGCGCGGGGCGCGTCTGGAGCGTGAGGTGCTGTTCGCCGCCGAGCTGTTCCCCGACGGTCCGCACGACCCCGAAGTCCTGTACCGCATTGGCCCGTTGACCCCCGTCACATCGGCCCGTTGA
- the ectB gene encoding diaminobutyrate--2-oxoglutarate transaminase, which translates to MTITQPDLSVFETLESEVRSYCRGWPTVFDRAQGSRMYDEDGHVYLDFFAGAGSLNYGHNNPVLKRALIDYLARDGVTHGLDMSTTAKRSFLQAFQDLVLRPRDLPYKVMFPGPTGTNAVESALKLARKVKGREAIVSFTNAFHGMSLGSLAVTGNAFKRAGAGIPLVHGTPMPFDNYFDGTVPDFLWFERLLEDQGSGLNKPAAVIVETVQGEGGINVARPEWLRALKDLCERQDMLLIVDDIQMGCGRTGAFFSFEEAGIAPDIVTVSKSISGYGLPMSLCLFKPELDVWEPGEHNGTFRGNNPAFVTATAALETYWADGSAMEKQTRARGEQVEQALISITEENLADVKEYRGRGLVWGMEFHDKERASRIARRAFELGLLIETSGPEGEVVKMLPALTITPDELDEGLRVLARAVRETA; encoded by the coding sequence GTGACCATCACCCAGCCCGACCTCAGCGTCTTCGAGACCCTCGAGTCCGAGGTGCGCAGCTACTGCCGCGGCTGGCCCACGGTCTTCGACCGCGCGCAGGGCAGCCGGATGTACGACGAGGACGGTCATGTGTACCTCGACTTCTTCGCCGGTGCCGGCTCACTCAACTACGGCCACAACAATCCCGTACTCAAACGGGCGTTGATCGACTATCTGGCGCGGGACGGGGTGACCCACGGCCTGGACATGTCGACCACGGCCAAGCGGTCGTTCCTGCAGGCCTTCCAGGATCTGGTGCTGCGCCCGCGCGATCTGCCGTACAAGGTCATGTTCCCGGGGCCGACCGGCACCAACGCGGTGGAGTCGGCGCTGAAGCTGGCCCGGAAGGTGAAGGGGCGCGAGGCGATCGTGTCCTTCACCAATGCCTTCCACGGGATGTCGCTGGGCTCGCTCGCCGTGACCGGCAACGCCTTCAAGCGGGCCGGCGCCGGGATCCCGCTGGTGCACGGCACGCCGATGCCGTTCGACAACTACTTCGACGGCACGGTCCCGGACTTCCTGTGGTTCGAGCGGCTGCTGGAGGACCAGGGCTCCGGCCTGAACAAGCCCGCCGCCGTGATCGTGGAGACCGTGCAGGGCGAGGGCGGCATCAACGTGGCCCGGCCCGAGTGGCTGCGCGCGCTCAAGGACCTGTGCGAGCGGCAGGACATGCTGCTGATCGTCGACGACATCCAGATGGGCTGCGGCCGTACCGGCGCCTTCTTCTCCTTCGAGGAGGCGGGCATCGCGCCCGACATCGTCACGGTGTCCAAGTCGATCAGCGGGTACGGGCTGCCGATGTCGCTGTGCCTGTTCAAGCCCGAGCTGGACGTGTGGGAGCCGGGCGAGCACAACGGCACCTTCCGGGGCAACAACCCCGCGTTCGTCACCGCCACCGCGGCGCTCGAGACCTACTGGGCCGACGGCTCGGCCATGGAGAAGCAGACCCGCGCCCGCGGTGAGCAGGTCGAGCAGGCGCTGATCTCCATCACCGAGGAGAACCTCGCCGACGTGAAGGAGTACCGCGGCCGCGGCCTGGTGTGGGGCATGGAGTTCCACGACAAGGAGCGGGCCTCGCGGATCGCCCGGCGGGCCTTCGAACTCGGGCTGCTCATCGAGACGTCCGGACCGGAGGGCGAGGTCGTCAAGATGCTGCCCGCCCTCACCATCACCCCCGACGAGCTGGACGAGGGCCTGCGCGTCCTCGCCCGCGCCGTCCGCGAAACCGCCTGA
- a CDS encoding ectoine synthase has product MIVRSFKDIEGTDRHVKAKSGTWESKRIVLAKERVGFSLHETILYAGTETSMWYANHIEAVVCTQGEAELTDRETGETYIITPGTMYLLNGHERHTLRVKEDFHCICVFNPPVTGREDHDENGVYPLLTEPEEV; this is encoded by the coding sequence GTGATCGTCCGATCGTTCAAGGACATCGAAGGCACCGACCGGCACGTCAAGGCGAAGTCCGGCACCTGGGAGAGCAAGCGGATCGTCCTGGCCAAGGAGCGGGTCGGCTTCTCCCTGCACGAGACCATCCTCTATGCCGGGACCGAGACGTCGATGTGGTACGCCAACCACATCGAGGCCGTCGTCTGCACCCAGGGTGAGGCCGAACTCACCGACCGCGAGACCGGGGAGACGTACATCATCACCCCCGGCACCATGTACCTCCTCAACGGGCACGAGCGGCACACGCTGCGCGTCAAGGAGGACTTCCACTGCATCTGCGTGTTCAACCCGCCCGTGACCGGCCGGGAGGACCACGACGAGAACGGCGTCTACCCGTTGCTCACCGAGCCCGAGGAGGTGTGA
- the thpD gene encoding ectoine hydroxylase, with amino-acid sequence MTTAGVTDLYPTRGTTEVTVPRQDPVVWGSPDTPGPIPAADLQRYDRDGFLAIEQLITPDEVEVYRGELERLVTDPAIRADERSIVEPKSKEIRSVFEVHRISEVFANLVRDERVVGRARQILGSDVYVHQSRINVKPGFGASGFYWHSDFETWHAEDGLPNMRTVSVSIALTENYDTNGGLMIMPGSHKTFLGCAGETPTDNYKKSLQMQDAGTPSDEALTSLAGAHGIRLFTGKAGSATWFDCNCMHGSGDNITPFPRSNVFIVFNSVDNAAVDPFAAPVRRPEFIGARDFTPVR; translated from the coding sequence ATGACCACTGCCGGCGTCACCGATCTCTACCCGACCCGCGGCACCACCGAGGTGACCGTCCCGCGTCAGGACCCGGTCGTCTGGGGTTCCCCGGACACGCCGGGCCCGATCCCCGCGGCCGACCTGCAGCGGTACGACCGTGACGGCTTCCTCGCCATCGAGCAGCTGATCACCCCGGACGAGGTCGAGGTCTACCGGGGTGAGCTGGAGCGGCTGGTCACCGACCCGGCGATCCGCGCCGACGAGCGTTCCATCGTGGAGCCGAAGTCGAAGGAGATCCGCTCGGTCTTCGAGGTGCACCGGATCAGCGAGGTGTTCGCGAACCTGGTGCGCGATGAGCGGGTGGTCGGCCGGGCCCGGCAGATCCTCGGCTCGGACGTGTACGTCCACCAGTCCCGGATCAACGTCAAGCCGGGCTTCGGGGCTAGCGGCTTCTACTGGCACTCGGACTTCGAGACCTGGCACGCCGAGGACGGCCTGCCCAACATGCGCACGGTGTCCGTCTCCATCGCCCTGACGGAGAACTACGACACCAACGGCGGCCTGATGATCATGCCGGGCTCGCACAAGACGTTCCTGGGCTGTGCCGGTGAGACGCCCACGGACAACTACAAGAAGTCGCTGCAGATGCAGGACGCGGGCACGCCGTCCGACGAGGCGCTGACCTCGCTGGCGGGCGCGCACGGCATCCGGCTGTTCACTGGCAAGGCCGGCTCGGCGACCTGGTTCGACTGCAACTGCATGCACGGCTCCGGCGACAACATCACGCCGTTCCCGCGCAGCAACGTCTTCATCGTGTTCAACAGCGTGGACAACGCTGCCGTGGACCCCTTCGCGGCTCCGGTACGGCGGCCCGAGTTCATCGGGGCAAGGGATTTCACTCCCGTCCGGTGA
- a CDS encoding aminotransferase class V-fold PLP-dependent enzyme translates to METTETFDSLVRAEFHPKTSYLNTASNGLLPARAVAALHEAALMRAEGRPLLPLYEGVEICREQYARLAGVPATRVAAGASVAAHTGVIAASLPPGAEVLTAEEDFTSVLNPFHVRGDLKVRTVPLERIAESVRPGTALVAVSAVQSADGRIADLPAVREAAREHGARTYVDLSQSVGWLPVDASRYDFTATVSFKWLLGPHGAAFLTVPEDFGGLTPLLAGWVAAEAPWDSCYGPVTELAHSARRFDLTHALFTYAGLRSSLALLEEIGASAVHEHAVRLADRFRAGLTALGHEPVPAPGSAIVSVPGLGARQQELSRAGIEVSNRAGNLRAAFHLYNTETDVDRLLNALAGFPAL, encoded by the coding sequence ATGGAGACCACGGAGACGTTCGACAGCCTCGTCCGCGCCGAGTTCCACCCGAAGACCAGCTACCTGAACACCGCGAGCAACGGCCTGCTGCCCGCCCGCGCCGTCGCCGCCCTGCACGAGGCGGCGCTGATGCGGGCGGAGGGCCGCCCGCTGCTCCCGCTCTACGAGGGTGTGGAGATCTGCCGGGAGCAGTACGCCCGGCTGGCCGGCGTCCCGGCCACCCGGGTCGCGGCGGGCGCCTCGGTCGCCGCGCACACCGGAGTGATCGCGGCCTCGCTGCCCCCGGGCGCCGAAGTCCTCACCGCGGAGGAGGACTTCACCTCCGTGCTGAACCCGTTCCACGTCCGCGGTGACCTCAAGGTGCGCACGGTCCCGCTGGAGCGGATCGCCGAGTCCGTCCGCCCGGGCACCGCGCTCGTCGCGGTCAGCGCCGTCCAGTCCGCCGACGGGCGGATCGCCGACCTGCCCGCGGTGCGCGAGGCCGCCCGCGAGCACGGCGCCCGCACCTACGTCGACCTCTCCCAGTCCGTCGGCTGGCTCCCGGTGGACGCGTCCCGGTACGACTTCACCGCCACCGTCTCCTTCAAGTGGCTGCTCGGCCCGCACGGCGCGGCCTTCCTCACCGTGCCCGAGGACTTCGGCGGACTCACCCCGCTGCTCGCGGGCTGGGTCGCGGCCGAGGCGCCCTGGGACAGCTGCTACGGCCCGGTGACCGAACTCGCCCACTCCGCACGGCGGTTCGACCTCACCCACGCCCTGTTCACCTACGCCGGACTGCGCAGCTCCCTCGCACTGCTGGAGGAGATCGGGGCGTCCGCGGTGCACGAGCACGCCGTGCGCCTCGCAGACCGCTTCCGCGCCGGACTCACCGCTCTCGGCCACGAGCCGGTGCCCGCCCCCGGCTCGGCGATCGTCTCCGTCCCCGGACTCGGCGCCCGCCAGCAGGAGTTGAGCCGCGCCGGCATCGAGGTCTCCAACCGCGCGGGCAACCTCCGAGCGGCCTTCCACCTCTACAACACCGAGACGGACGTGGACCGCCTGCTGAACGCCCTGGCCGGCTTTCCCGCGCTGTGA